From Cricetulus griseus strain 17A/GY chromosome 1 unlocalized genomic scaffold, alternate assembly CriGri-PICRH-1.0 chr1_0, whole genome shotgun sequence, a single genomic window includes:
- the Kera gene encoding keratocan, which produces MATSICLLLWVLLIANTVWTQSVRQAYEVLDLEEWDVHDDFFCPRECFCPPSFPTALYCENRGLREIPAIPSRIWYLYLENNQIETIPEKPFQNATQLRWINLNKNKITNYGIEKGALSQLKKLLFLFLEDNELEEVPSPLPRSLEQLQLARNKVSRIPQGTFSNLENLTLLDLQHNKLLDNAFQRDTFKGLKNLMQLNMAKNALRNMPPRLPANTMQLFLDNNSIEAIPENYFNVIPKVAFLRLNHNKLSDAGLPSKGFDVSSILDLQLSHNQLTNFPRINANLQHLHLDHNKIKNVNISVICPTTLRAEQDAFIHGPQLSYLRLDGNEIKPPIPIDIVTCFKLLQAFII; this is translated from the exons ATGGCAACTTCAATCTGTTTGTTGCTCTGGGTGTTACTCATAGCAAATACTGTGTGGACACAGAGTGTGAGACAGGCCTATGAGGTACTGGACCTAGAGGAATGGGATGTGCATGATGACTTCTTTTGTCCCAGGGAATGTTTCTGTCCACCCAGTTTCCCTACTGCCTTATACTGTGAAAACAGAGGTCTCAGAGAAATCCCTGCTATACCTTCAAGGATCTGGTACCTATACTTGGAGAACAACCAGATAGAAACCATACCTGAGAAACCATTTCAGAACGCCACTCAGCTACGATGGATCAAtttaaacaagaacaaaataaccAACTATGGGATAGAGAAGGGGGCCCTGAGCCAGCTAAAGaagcttcttttcctgtttctagaAGACAATGAGCTAGAGGAGGTACCTTCTCCATTGCCAAGGAGTTTGGAACAATTACAGTTAGCTCGAAATAAGGTATCCAGAATCCCTCAGGGAACCTTCAGTAACCTAGAAAACCTGACCCTACTTGACCTACAGCATAACAAACTTTTAGATAATGCCTTTCAAAGAGATACCTTCAAGGGACTTAAGAACCTCATGCAGCTGAACATGGCCAAGAATGCCCTAAGGAATATGCCGCCAAGATTGCCAGCCAACACCATGCAACTGTTTCTGGACAACAACTCCATTGAAGCAATACCTGAAAATTATTTCAATGTGATTCCTAAAGTGGCCTTCCTGAGACTGAACCACAACAAGTTGTCGGATGCAGGCCTCCCATCGAAAGGCTTTGATGTGTCATCCATTCTAGACCTGCAACTGTCTCACAATCAGCTAACAAACTTTCCTCGAATTAACGCTAACCTGCAGCACCTACACCTTGAtcacaacaaaattaaaa ATGTGAACATCTCGGTAATATGTCCCACCACCCTGCGTGCAGAACAGGATGCCTTCATTCATGGACCTCAACTGAGCTACCTGCGTCTGGATGGAAATGAAATCAAGCCACCAATCCCAATAGATATAGTGACATGCTTCAAGCTTCTTCAGGCCTTCATTATATAA